A genome region from Hippopotamus amphibius kiboko isolate mHipAmp2 chromosome 1, mHipAmp2.hap2, whole genome shotgun sequence includes the following:
- the LOC130850394 gene encoding NADH dehydrogenase [ubiquinone] flavoprotein 3, mitochondrial-like has product MVASLLLWQGRARVLKAVLLEAGVFQGLASTVSLSAESAKNEKGLPLNPKKQSPPKKPAPAAPTELFDHTTYENLRHHEYSMHTFLDLNLELLKFRMPQPSSGRGSPCH; this is encoded by the coding sequence ATGGTGGCCTCACTTTTGCTGTGGCAAGGACGAGCCAGGGTGCTGAAGGCTGTGCTCCTAGAAGCAGGAGTGTTTCAAGGACTTGCTTCTacagtttctctctctgcagaATCAGCAAAGAATGAGAAAGGATTGCCACTGAATCCCAAGAAGCAAAGTCCACCAAAAAAGCCTGCGCCAGCCGCCCCCACTGAGCTGTTTGACCACACCACCTACGAGAATCTCCGGCATCATGAGTACAGCATGCATACCTTCTTAGACCTAAACCTGGAGCTCTTGAAGTTCAGGATGCCTCAGCCCTCTTCAGGACGAGGGTCACCTTGCCACTGA